In Aequorivita sp. H23M31, a single window of DNA contains:
- a CDS encoding LbetaH domain-containing protein, whose amino-acid sequence MNPIHFFCSNRIIRENKFSFTYAVGQELDNSIAFANDRKSLNALNNIPSVSVIITTEELANVVSEEKGLILSENPKKDFFLLHNYMIKENHISALNGNDIDESAVIAPTARIGNNVIIGKNVTIDDYTIIESNTVIGDDCEIGPFVVIGTTSLQRTLIDGRLFRLEFAGGVKIGDRSRVLTGAIIQKPYQAFYTTVGEDSVISTRVIVGHGSKVGNRTLMSGGAGIAGNCILGDDVWIGSGAIVADNLKIGDKAKVLLGSVVVRDVGPNEVVSGNFALDHKKNIRQHIKIRD is encoded by the coding sequence ATGAATCCTATCCATTTTTTTTGTTCTAATAGAATAATTAGGGAGAATAAATTTTCATTCACTTATGCCGTTGGCCAGGAATTGGACAATTCCATTGCCTTTGCAAATGATCGGAAATCTTTGAATGCACTAAATAATATTCCCAGCGTTTCGGTTATTATTACCACGGAAGAACTCGCTAATGTAGTGTCTGAGGAAAAGGGCCTTATTTTAAGCGAAAATCCAAAAAAGGATTTCTTTCTACTACACAATTATATGATTAAGGAAAATCATATATCAGCCCTAAATGGAAATGACATTGATGAATCTGCTGTTATTGCACCCACCGCAAGAATTGGCAATAATGTGATAATTGGTAAAAATGTTACTATAGACGATTATACAATTATCGAGTCTAATACTGTAATTGGTGACGATTGTGAAATAGGTCCCTTCGTAGTAATTGGCACGACGAGTCTTCAGCGCACATTAATTGACGGTAGGTTATTCCGTTTGGAATTCGCTGGAGGCGTAAAAATCGGGGACAGATCCAGAGTGTTAACTGGAGCTATAATTCAAAAACCTTATCAAGCATTCTACACAACCGTGGGCGAAGATTCTGTTATTAGTACTCGTGTTATTGTAGGACATGGAAGTAAAGTAGGAAACCGAACTCTAATGTCTGGTGGTGCGGGTATCGCCGGAAATTGTATATTGGGCGATGATGTGTGGATAGGTAGCGGGGCCATTGTGGCAGACAATCTTAAAATCGGGGATAAAGCCAAAGTATTATTGGGCAGCGTTGTAGTTCGGGACGTTGGGCCGAATGAGGTTGTTTCGGGAAACTTTGCATTGGATCACAAAAAAAATATTAGACAACATATAAAAATTAGAGATTGA
- a CDS encoding glycosyltransferase: protein MKKLLIIGHTFPEPSTTAAGGRMMQLIKLFQEESFEIIFASTAVISERSVDLPKFGISVKNILLNDSEFDLWVKELSPEIVIFDRFITEEQFGWRITESCPKALKILDTEDLHFLRKSREEAVRKNLPLEQANLFSDTAKRELASILRCDLSLIISEYEMELLQDKFGINSNILFYLPFLINGTKEVRNLPFFEERKHFITIGNLFHQPNVDGVLQLKKLWPKIREKLPNAELHIYGAYAPPKINELHNINEGFLIMGWAEEVGSVMKSARLQLAPLRFGAGLKGKLVDAMQFGTPSITTVVGAEGLCGSLPFSGSISETDESFVKEAVHLYSDKKAWETAQKNGFTILEERFQKSFFSQDFNRRIEEISSNLEKHREKNFLGQVLQHHTLQSTKYLSKWIEAKNTIPQNASPVCYANSSEVRDEYK from the coding sequence TTGAAAAAACTACTGATCATAGGTCACACTTTCCCGGAGCCGAGTACCACAGCGGCCGGAGGTAGAATGATGCAGTTGATTAAATTGTTTCAGGAGGAAAGTTTTGAAATAATCTTTGCGAGTACGGCAGTTATTTCTGAAAGAAGCGTCGATCTGCCAAAATTTGGTATTTCAGTCAAAAACATACTTTTAAATGATTCTGAATTCGATTTGTGGGTGAAGGAATTATCCCCAGAAATTGTCATTTTTGACCGATTTATCACCGAGGAACAATTTGGCTGGCGAATTACGGAAAGTTGTCCCAAAGCACTGAAAATTCTTGATACAGAAGATCTCCATTTTCTTCGGAAGTCTAGGGAAGAGGCTGTACGAAAGAATTTACCACTAGAACAAGCTAATCTTTTCTCCGATACTGCCAAGCGGGAATTGGCAAGTATACTGCGATGTGATCTTTCTTTAATAATTTCGGAATATGAGATGGAATTGCTTCAGGATAAATTTGGGATCAACTCCAACATTCTCTTTTATCTTCCTTTTTTAATAAATGGAACAAAGGAAGTAAGGAATCTTCCTTTCTTTGAAGAGCGCAAGCATTTTATCACCATCGGAAATTTGTTTCATCAGCCCAATGTGGACGGCGTTCTTCAGCTAAAGAAATTGTGGCCTAAAATAAGGGAAAAGCTCCCAAATGCCGAATTACATATTTATGGTGCCTATGCGCCCCCAAAAATAAATGAACTTCATAATATAAATGAGGGATTTTTAATAATGGGCTGGGCAGAAGAAGTGGGGAGCGTAATGAAATCAGCTCGCTTGCAGTTGGCTCCATTACGCTTCGGAGCTGGTTTAAAGGGTAAGTTGGTCGACGCCATGCAATTTGGTACACCATCCATAACAACGGTCGTTGGAGCGGAAGGTTTATGCGGAAGTTTACCCTTTTCTGGTTCTATTTCAGAAACCGATGAATCATTTGTAAAAGAAGCAGTACACTTGTATTCAGATAAAAAGGCTTGGGAAACGGCTCAGAAAAATGGCTTTACAATACTAGAAGAGCGATTTCAAAAATCATTCTTTTCACAGGATTTTAATAGGCGCATTGAAGAAATTTCTTCAAATCTTGAAAAGCATAGAGAGAAAAATTTTTTAGGTCAAGTTCTTCAGCATCATACCTTGCAATCCACAAAATATCTTAGCAAATGGATAGAAGCCAAAAACACAATTCCCCAAAATGCTTCTCCGGTTTGTTATGCCAATAGCAGTGAGGTTCGAGACGAGTACAAGTAA
- a CDS encoding pyridoxal phosphate-dependent decarboxylase family protein, whose product MTDNNSNFPKASFELEETASERKVLFEKINDFSEQFLESLPNRKAFQYNTHPFANADSFFEIDNNKATMDNILEFFEERVLNTGLNPTSGGHLGYIPGGGIYSSALADYLAAVTNRYAGEFYASPGAVRMEDALIDWAGKLMGYDQGFGGNLTSGGSIANLIALHTAKHHKGIQGAEILRSVVYCTAQSHHSVYKALKIVGLEDIIVRKIQLDTHFRICVDSLKGQIHADRREGLRPFLLIGNAGSTDVGAVDPLVDLAKVARKYKLWFHVDGAYGGFFMLIERGKEKLKGIEQADSVILDPHKGMFLPYGSGIVLIKDIKQLAAAHTYTANYMRDAHIDGQYSPSNLSPELSKHFRGLRMWLPLKLYGEQAFSDYLNEKLQLATYLSHQILELGYQVVCDPDLSIVAFRLELDEYDSDELNKKVLDYIQKDGRIFISSTVLDNKLTHGLQYFLLEHIKNISICF is encoded by the coding sequence ATGACAGATAATAACTCCAATTTCCCAAAAGCTAGTTTTGAACTTGAAGAAACAGCTTCGGAACGGAAAGTTCTTTTTGAAAAAATAAATGATTTTTCTGAACAATTTTTAGAATCGCTTCCCAACCGAAAAGCCTTTCAATATAATACACATCCTTTTGCTAATGCGGATTCTTTCTTCGAGATTGATAATAACAAAGCTACCATGGATAATATCTTGGAGTTTTTTGAGGAACGGGTTTTAAATACAGGTCTAAATCCAACTTCTGGAGGACATTTGGGATATATTCCAGGAGGGGGAATTTACAGCTCGGCGCTTGCGGATTATCTGGCTGCTGTTACCAATAGATATGCCGGTGAATTTTATGCCTCTCCAGGTGCCGTAAGAATGGAGGATGCTTTAATCGACTGGGCAGGAAAATTGATGGGTTACGATCAAGGATTCGGAGGAAATCTCACTTCAGGAGGTAGCATTGCCAATCTTATCGCACTTCATACTGCCAAACATCATAAAGGAATTCAGGGTGCGGAGATATTAAGGAGCGTCGTGTACTGTACTGCGCAGTCCCATCATAGTGTTTATAAAGCACTTAAGATTGTAGGACTAGAGGATATAATTGTGCGCAAAATTCAATTGGACACTCATTTTAGGATTTGTGTAGATTCTCTAAAGGGACAGATCCATGCAGATAGGCGGGAGGGACTTCGTCCATTTTTACTTATCGGTAATGCCGGTTCTACAGATGTTGGTGCAGTGGACCCGTTGGTCGATTTGGCAAAAGTGGCCCGTAAGTATAAACTTTGGTTTCACGTGGATGGAGCTTACGGCGGATTTTTTATGCTGATCGAGCGGGGAAAGGAAAAATTAAAAGGTATTGAACAGGCAGATTCCGTAATCCTCGATCCACATAAAGGAATGTTCTTACCTTATGGTTCGGGAATAGTATTGATAAAAGATATTAAACAATTGGCGGCTGCGCACACGTATACTGCCAATTATATGCGCGATGCCCATATTGATGGCCAGTATTCTCCTTCAAACCTATCTCCGGAATTGAGTAAACATTTTAGGGGTTTACGAATGTGGTTGCCTTTGAAATTATATGGTGAGCAGGCATTTTCGGATTATTTGAATGAAAAACTCCAGCTTGCCACATACTTATCACACCAAATTCTTGAACTTGGTTACCAAGTGGTTTGCGATCCCGATTTGAGCATTGTGGCTTTTAGGCTGGAACTCGACGAATATGATAGTGACGAACTGAATAAAAAGGTCTTGGACTACATCCAAAAGGATGGTAGAATCTTTATTTCCTCTACGGTTTTGGATAATAAATTAACCCACGGGCTGCAATACTTTCTTTTAGAACACATAAAGAACATATCGATATGTTTCTAA
- a CDS encoding spermidine synthase, protein MMGLHQLKKFLSYLWPFTRRYNSEINGTLEVTYINGKKVLDSENANYSYGKLQKILELGIKEVDLTSVENILLLGMGGGSIIHSLKEKFGYRGNITAVELDPKVIQIAETEFGIIETDRLQIIHQDAFEFVKNVHNRFQLIIIDLFIDTEIPSKFYGQEFCKNILRLNEHNGFLIYNMGISINDTLLIKDSLINHFEGNFSFQKSIKGLEVLLIGRKGKYCNSQES, encoded by the coding sequence ATGATGGGTCTACATCAATTGAAGAAATTTCTAAGTTACCTCTGGCCTTTTACCCGAAGATATAATTCTGAGATTAATGGAACGCTGGAAGTTACCTATATCAACGGAAAAAAAGTATTGGATAGTGAAAATGCAAATTATTCCTATGGAAAACTTCAGAAAATATTGGAGTTGGGCATAAAAGAAGTAGACTTAACTTCCGTTGAAAATATCTTACTTTTAGGAATGGGCGGAGGCAGCATAATTCATTCCTTAAAAGAAAAATTTGGTTACAGGGGAAATATAACTGCCGTGGAACTGGATCCAAAAGTAATTCAAATTGCAGAAACGGAGTTTGGAATTATAGAAACCGATAGATTACAAATAATCCACCAGGATGCATTCGAGTTTGTAAAAAATGTTCATAATCGATTTCAACTGATTATTATCGACCTATTTATCGACACTGAAATTCCTTCCAAATTTTATGGACAGGAATTTTGCAAAAATATATTACGACTAAATGAACATAATGGATTTCTAATCTATAATATGGGTATCTCAATAAACGACACCCTACTTATAAAGGATTCTTTAATAAATCATTTTGAAGGAAACTTCTCTTTTCAGAAAAGTATTAAGGGTTTGGAGGTCTTATTAATTGGAAGGAAGGGAAAATATTGTAATTCCCAGGAGTCCTAA
- a CDS encoding EamA family transporter yields MYKFKGIISVILGAASYGLLATVVKYGNLRGLDVSVLTFFQYFLGFLGLVLFQMVSNSRSGKAKATRKSKTRLFLFGTSLGITSCFYYLAIQYIPVSIAIILLMQAIWMGGVLEMVLDKTKPEALKIIGSIIVLIGTVLAVNIFENIQSLSFLGIGFGLLASISYTITLTATNRVESGLPNIIRSKYLVLGGLAIVVSFWNIKIFKNLDLNNPHLLYFGLFLGIFGCIIPPILFNKGFPIIGIGLGSILSAIEIPVSIFSAKILLNEEIKWIQWVGVLIIIISVIIINLRYLKFGKKSFNA; encoded by the coding sequence ATGTATAAGTTTAAGGGAATTATATCCGTAATCCTTGGTGCAGCCAGTTATGGGCTATTGGCTACTGTTGTAAAATATGGGAATCTTCGAGGACTGGATGTAAGTGTGCTTACTTTCTTCCAATACTTTTTGGGGTTTTTGGGATTGGTATTATTTCAGATGGTAAGTAATAGTAGGTCTGGAAAAGCTAAGGCAACACGCAAATCCAAAACCAGACTATTTCTTTTTGGTACCTCATTGGGTATTACTAGCTGCTTTTATTATCTAGCCATACAATATATTCCGGTTTCTATTGCTATTATTTTGCTTATGCAGGCGATTTGGATGGGTGGAGTACTGGAAATGGTTTTGGATAAAACAAAACCTGAAGCGCTTAAAATAATAGGGAGTATTATTGTGTTAATAGGAACTGTTTTAGCCGTAAACATTTTTGAAAATATTCAATCTCTCAGTTTTCTAGGTATCGGTTTCGGACTATTGGCCAGCATTTCTTACACAATCACCTTAACTGCAACCAACAGAGTAGAAAGTGGACTTCCAAATATTATCAGAAGTAAATATCTAGTATTGGGCGGGCTTGCTATTGTTGTGTCGTTTTGGAATATCAAAATCTTTAAAAATTTAGACTTAAACAACCCTCACTTATTATATTTTGGGCTTTTTCTCGGTATTTTCGGTTGTATAATTCCGCCTATTTTATTCAATAAGGGTTTTCCGATAATAGGAATAGGTCTTGGAAGTATTTTATCTGCTATAGAAATTCCGGTCTCTATATTTTCGGCCAAAATCCTTTTGAATGAAGAGATAAAATGGATACAATGGGTGGGCGTGCTCATTATAATTATATCTGTAATTATCATTAATTTACGGTACCTAAAGTTTGGGAAGAAAAGTTTCAATGCCTGA
- a CDS encoding DUF3820 family protein has translation MNLGSSPDPNHLIELANYKMPFGKYEGYYLANIPEYYFVWFKQKGFPDGKLGRMMEEMYELKLNGLEGLLKKLIKK, from the coding sequence ATGAATCTTGGAAGTAGCCCCGACCCAAATCACCTTATTGAGCTTGCCAATTACAAAATGCCCTTCGGAAAATATGAAGGCTATTATCTAGCTAATATCCCAGAATATTATTTTGTTTGGTTTAAGCAGAAAGGGTTTCCAGATGGAAAACTGGGCAGAATGATGGAAGAAATGTATGAGTTGAAATTGAATGGCTTGGAGGGTTTGCTCAAAAAGCTTATTAAGAAATAA